One Osmerus mordax isolate fOsmMor3 chromosome 25, fOsmMor3.pri, whole genome shotgun sequence DNA window includes the following coding sequences:
- the htr3b gene encoding 5-hydroxytryptamine receptor 3B codes for MTLLWLLLFTSASSVVMVPDKPKRSALNQLTRTLLRNYDRGVRPVQNWTRPTLIYIDLLLQSLLDVDGHTQKVTTSIWYRQIWTDEFLVWDPEEFDGITEISLSSDAIWVPDIIISEFVDAGKSPAIPYVYVNSSGTVKNYMPIQVVSSCALELYAFPFDKQNCSLTFRSWLHSVSEVDLALLRSAETVAKDKRSFMNDGEWDLLSLPSRYWQLHLDGRDYAHIQFNVLVRRRPLLYVVGLLIPSIFLMVVDVISFYLPPDSGTRITFKTSILLGYTVFRVNLMDELPATTLKTPLISVFFAVCMALLVLSLAKSILVVKLLHHSEKEVKEMSVSACLLDKYGSSSQSFLESTFTSLKTLDDEDQSGGFEFDLVPEEDLFSLSEAPETPPLLERLLQEVTSLRLHLLQGDTDDSAQADWLALCSKVDLILFRVYLLVLTLYTVTLLLLWASWSSV; via the exons ATGACTCTGCTGTGGTTACTGCTGTTCACCTCAG CTTCCTCGGTTGTCATGGTTCCTGATAAGCCCAAGAGATCAGCCCTGAACCAGCTCACCAGAACCTTGTTACGCAACTATGACAGAGGTGTGAGGCCGGTCCAGAACTGGACCAGACCCACCCTCATCTACATTGACCTCCTCCTGCAGTCCCTCCTGGATGTG GACGGACATACCCAGAAAGTCACCACAAGCATCTGGTATCGGCAG ATCTGGACGGACGAGTTCCTCGTCTGGGATCCAGAAGAGTTTGATGGTATCACTgagatctccctctcctctgatgCCATCTGGGTGCCTGACATCATCATCAGCGAATT cgTGGATGCAGGGAAGTCTCCAGCCATCCCTTACGTCTACGTGAACTCCTCCGGGACAGTGAAGAACTACATGCCCATCCAGGTGGTGTCGTCCTGCGCGCTGGAGCTGTATGCCTTCCCCTTCGACAAGCAGAACTGCAGCCTCACCTTCAGGAGCTGGCTTCACTCAG TGAGCGAGGTGGACCTGGCGCTGTTGAGGAGTGCAGAGACAGTAGCCAAGGACAAGAGAAGCTTCATGAACGATGGAGAGTgggacctcctctctctgccctcccgcTACTGGCAGCTCCACCTGGACGGCCGGGACTATGCTCACATACAGTTTAAC GTGTTGGTCCGCCGGCGCCCCCTACTGTACGTGGTGGGTCTTCTCATCCCTAGCATCTTCCTAATGGTGGTGGACGTAATCAGCTTCTACCTGCCCCCTGACAGCGGAACACGCATCACCTTCAAGACCAGCATCCTCCTGGGATACACTGTGTTCAGGGTCAACCTCATGGACGAGCTCCCAGCCACCACCCTCAAAACACCACTCATAA GTGTGTTCTTCGCCGTGTGCATGGCCTTGCTGGTCCTCAGTCTGGCCAAGTCCATCCTGGTGGTGAAGCTCCTCCACCACAGcgagaaggaggtgaaggagatgtCTGTGTCCGCCTGCCTGCTAGACAAGTACGGCTCGTCCAGCCAGAGCTTCCTGGAGAGCACCTTCACCTCCCTCAAAACCCTGGATGACGAGGACCAGAGTGGGG GGTTTGAGTTTGACCTGGTCCCGGAGGAAGACCTGTTCTCCCTCAGCGAGGCCCCTgaaacccctcccctcctggagAGACTCCTCCAGGAGGTCACCTCCCTGCGtctgcacctcctccagggAGACACCGACGACTCTGCCCAAGCTGACTGGCTGGCACTCTGCTCCAAGGTGGACCTGATCCTGTTCCGTGTGTACCTGCTGGTCCTGACGCTCTACACGGTGACCTTGCTGCTGCTCTGGGCGAGCTGGAGCTCCGTctga